A section of the Tenrec ecaudatus isolate mTenEca1 chromosome 10, mTenEca1.hap1, whole genome shotgun sequence genome encodes:
- the DNAJC25 gene encoding dnaJ homolog subfamily C member 25 yields the protein MALLFARRGEADAVGGCWWALLPLLLARAAGALLEGLYCGVRDCYEVLGVSRAADKAEIKRAYRQLALRYHPDRYRPEPGLEGPGGTLQSAEEAFLLVATAYETLKDEDTRKDYDYMLDHPEEYYSHYYHYYSRRLAPKVDVRVVILVSVCAISVFQFFSWWNSYNKAVNYLATVPKYRIPATEIAKQQGLLKKAREKGRNKKSKEEMRKEEENIIKNIIKSKIDIKGGYQKPQIRDLLLFQILLAPLHVGAYVVWYCRWIYHFNIKGEEYGEEERLYIIRKFMKMSKSQFDSLEDHQKETFLKRELWRKENYEVYKQEQEEELKKKLANDPRWKRYRRWMKNEGPGRLTFADD from the exons ATGGCGCTGCTGTTCGCCCGGCGCGGGGAGGCGGACGCCGTGGGCGGCTGCTGGTGGGccctgctgccgctgctgctggcCAGGGCGGCGGGCGCCTTGCTGGAGGGGCTCTACTGCGGCGTGCGCGACTGCTACGAGGTGCTGGGGGTGAGCCGCGCGGCCGACAAGGCGGAGATCAAGCGGGCCTACCGCCAGCTGGCCCTGCGCTACCACCCGGACCGCTACCGGCCCGAGCCGGGCCTCGAGGGGCCCGGCGGCACGCTGCAGAGCGCGGAGGAGGCCTTCCTGCTGGTGGCCACGGCCTACGAGACCCTCAAG GATGAagacacacggaaagattatgACTACATGCTGGACCACCCAGAAGAATACTACAGCCACTACTACCACTACTACAGCAGGCGGCTAGCCccgaaagtggatgtcagagttgTGATCCTGGTCAGCGTCTGTGCCATCTCAGTGTTCCAG TTTTTCAGCTGGTGGAATAGCTACAATAAGGCTGTCAACTACCTAGCCACTGTGCCTAAGTACCGGATCCCAGCTACAGAAATCGCCAAGCAACAAGGACTGCTAAAAAAAGccagagaaaaaggcagaaataaAAAGTCCAAAGAAGAAATGCGTAAAGAGGAGGAGAACATCATAAAGAACATTATAAAGAGTAAGATAGATATAAAGGGGGGCTATCAGAAGCCGCAAATCCGAGATCTTCTCCTGTTCCAGATTCTCTTGGCTCCTTTACACGTGGGCGCATACGTGGTCTGGTACTGCCGGTGGATATATCACTTTAACATCAAAGGCGAGGAATACGGCGAGGAAGAGAGACTGTATATTATACGTAAGTTCATGAAGATGTCAAAGTCTCAGTTTGACAGCCTGgaagaccatcagaaagaaaCGTTCCTGAAACGGGAGCTCTGGAGAAAGGAGAATTACGAG GTCTACAAGCAGGAACAAGAggaggaactgaagaaaaaattggcAAATGACCCGAGATGGAAGCGATACAGAAGATGGATGAAGAATGAAGGGCCTGGTCGGCTGACGTTTGCAGATGACTGA